The Theropithecus gelada isolate Dixy chromosome X, Tgel_1.0, whole genome shotgun sequence genome includes a window with the following:
- the LUZP4 gene encoding leucine zipper protein 4, whose amino-acid sequence MASFQKLTVPEKVSPNRPSRKKVNFLDMSLDDIIIYKELEGTNAEKEEKSKRQNHSKKESSSRQQSNTHGYCHQRGYSRFRSNSEERNHDKKTSQEPSGFKSGQHPLNEQPLIEQEKCNDNYEAQAEKNQGQSEGNQHQSEGNPDKSEESQGQPEENHHSERSRNHLERSYYHLERSQGQLKIHHAQSERSHSQSKRSHDQSERSHGQSKRSHGHSERSHGHSKRSHIQGDLVVTQNDLLVTQRDLIATQRELIATQKDLIATQRDLIVTQRDLMATERDLMVSQGDLMANQRDIRDTQQVKIQ is encoded by the exons ATGGCTTCGTTTCAGAAGCTAACAGTTCCTGAAAAAGTGTCGCCAAATCGTCCCAGTCGGAAAAAGGTTAACTTCCTAGATATGTCTCTAG ATGACATTATAATCTATAAAGAGTTAGAAGGGACAAAtgctgaaaaagaagaaaagagtaaaagaCAGAACCATAGTAAAAAGGAATCGTCTTCAAGACAGCAATCAAATACTCATGGATATTGCCATCAGAGAG gctACTCAAGATTCAGAAGCAACTCTGAGGAAAGAAATCATGATAAAAAAACATCCCAAgaaccttctggattcaagtctGGACAACACCCTTTAAATGAGCAGCCTTTAATTGAACAG GAGAAGTGCAATGACAATTATGAGGCCCAAGCAGAGAAGAATCAAGGCCAATCAGAGGGGAATCAGCATCAATCAGAAGGAAATCCGGACAAATCAGAAGAATCTCAGGGCCAACCAGAAGAAAATCATCATTCTGAGCGATCCCGAAACCACTTAGAGAGATCTTATTATCATTTAGAGAGATCTCAAGGGCAACTAAAGATACATCATGCCCAATCTGAGAGATCTCACAGCCAATCCAAGAGATCTCATGATCAGTCTGAGAGATCTCATGGCCAATCAAAGAGATCACATGGTCACTCAGAGAGATCTCATGGTCACTCCAAGAGATCTCATATCCAGGGAGATCTTGTGGTCACTCAGAATGATCTCCTGGTCACTCAGAGAGATCTCATAGCCACTCAGAGAGAGCTCATAGCCACTCAGAAAGATCTCATAGCTACTCAGAGAGATCTCATAGTCACTCAGAGAGATCTCATGGCCACTGAGAGAGATCTCATGGTCAGTCAGGGAGATCTCATGGCCAATCAGAGAGACATCAGAGATACTCAACAGGTAAAAATACAGTGA